One stretch of Oncorhynchus keta strain PuntledgeMale-10-30-2019 chromosome 18, Oket_V2, whole genome shotgun sequence DNA includes these proteins:
- the LOC118396800 gene encoding transcription factor Dp-1-like, whose product MPANNQLKKGDKNGKGLSHFSMKACAKVQKKGNTSYNEVTDDLHHCHDHRLVIRWIGLPTNSAQECQNLEVDKQKHLKRIRQKRTQLDELILQKISFKNLVQRNKASEASSLALPPSSSVIQLPFIFNTDVRTVIDCSTSSYNYVSPQCLHPHAYCKDDSRSLMTESLIQMPQ is encoded by the exons atgccTGCAAA CAATCAGCTGAAGAAGGGCGATAAGAACGGGAAGGGCCTGAGTCATTTCTCCATGAAGGCGTGTGCGAAGGTGCAGAAGAAAGGCAACACTTCCTACAACGAGGTCACCGACGATCTCCACCACTGTCATGACCACAGACTCG TGATCCGCTGGATTGGCCTGCCCACCAACTCAGCTCAGGAGTGTCAAAACCTGGAG GTGGATAAACAGAAACACCTGAAAAGGATCAGGCAGAAGAGAACTCAACTGGATGAACTCATACTGCAG AAAATCTCTTTCAAGAACCTAGTGCAGAGAAACAAAGCCAGTGAGGCTTCCTCCCTGGCCCTTCCCCCTTCCAGCTCTGTCATCCAGCTCCCCTTCATTTTCAACACCGACGTACGCACCGTCATCGACTGCTCCACCTCCAGCTACAATTACGTGTCACCGCAATGTCTTCACCCTCATGCCTATTGCAAAGACGACTCCAGATCACTTATGACTGAATCGCTTATCCAAATGCCCCAGTAG